The stretch of DNA cgatctattgagaaatgctcgagttataagcgttccaaatcttgcattttttcctacttgttcagtgcctagatttccatttcaccccctatatcttccggttagacgtagtcctacgtcaaaagtttgttctttatacaaactgctttggtggcatatccagaacaaggcggcatcgagggcgttcgaaatggtttttttcaaaaccacgagtactaagttttctaaattggaaccattccataaaacaaggcgcttttcagggccattaaaccttccaaaaaagagtttaggaaatacagttcaatgctttctaaaacaatatccaaaaaaaataataacacacaaattgattttttcataatttgtttgccaggatataatgagtatgtgaatttggcagtttttctgagcttattgatagttggggactttcctgattattcaattttcaccaattcttaaattgtttccagattgaaagtacagtaatttacaattagttcgacatttagctaattggacggacatgtaatgcgacttatttagttggacatttttgtaaacatagagatccaaattatgaccccacattgaaagtcgacactgtaccactgtcatcgcaaatgttcaattacaggttaaaattacctccaatccgacactgagtggtggtaatgcgacgtgcaattgaatgttatttactataaaatatgtcataagctggatgggaaggaattttccaactgtgaaagctgtggcgagtggcaaatgcaatcgctaaacagaaaggtttagccgaacaagatggggatatcgagtgataacaaaacaataaactctttagattgaagataattttgtgatcctgaaaaggaccctttttagcctgcatgtgaatccaacgagcgaaaaaatcgtaatgaatgtatttttttgccatcgctcccttttaacgctcattcgttcgtctcgttggactcgcccctttggctgagtctaccgatttgtctctatcctgtgagtgtgtaccgctagagtacaaaacgcgcgctgatgaccacctatgcatttaaagagacgaatgaactttcagagtttaaagtctctttaattcaataccgttaccgttacctatgcattccctttTCTttttgtggacaccgactggacaacatcgttgctggacgggctggacggcgagggatcgagtgcctttctcaaggcgggagggtggaggtggtagcgctggagtagaatagagtacaGTTTTCAAAgagtctttctcaaggctagagacgaatgaactgtaaaagtttaaagtctctataatacaataccttccttccttccttacctatgcattccctatcacagccatcattttgattgtacgatatgtgcatacgccaaaagttgCCCGGCGTTGATAAGTACAAAGGtttcagaaaaaatcaaaaatcaactaaaagatagtgagaaaaaaataaaacaatatatttaaaatatatattaaacaatagctgtcccctttgtatagtcctacgtcactccggttatgtccccgacattacccacccgtctttttatgaaataaagttaacgttaataactattttcactgtgaacgaattctcatgatttgcataccaatcgaatcggaaattctctaagatttgtttgatattctataaATTACAAATCGctgatctctaaacggtttaaattcatgaatactggaaaaacttctttttttctcatacatttgttctgccgatttgtgtgctaaccctacccgtatttcgaatgcttataactcgaacaattcTTAACAGataggaaagatgtttgcattagagatgtgccatccgctcatgagctgttccaaAGAGTCGACTCTTTAAAGTGAGTTGatacggaacagctcgcaaaaaaaaaaaacgcacagctcttcagctcactttgaaaATTATGCAGGagggaaaagagctgtagaattgcagagagtgtgtgagctgtaagatttgGATGAATTGACCGCTTTTCGCTCTTCGTTTTATGACATCAGTTCAATTTCGTTTGTTCCTTGTGTTTTCAACTGTCAAATAAAAGCGGTTAAAAATCATTTCAGTTTTGCGTACATAAGTGAAATCAGCTTTTGgacttttcttcaaaaaaacattttcgtctgcttaaatttttaaaatcaaatcAAGGTAAagacaattatttttaaaaagtaaCTGCAATGTTCTAGTATGTATTTTTCCTCTATTTTATTCCAGGATTACCAAAGGAAACCTCTGCGGATCCAACCTTTTTCTTCTAGCATCGTGGTTCAAACAAGTTAGGAGGTTAGAAATCAAGTATATAACTCAAATCTTAAAGGTAatcattaattttttattctagTGGAAGCATTTTTGAGTCTCTGGATTCTGGACCTTTGGAAATTTGAACTGCGGTACTGGTGCCGTCAGAAACAAGTAGGAAGTTGAGGAAAAATCATTCATCAAGTTCATCACACCAAGTATTTTTTATAGCCCTGAACGCGGTAAAATTTATTTATCTAACACTAAAAGAAGTGTGAGATAAGTATTACGCTGTCCTTCCGTTTGAAATAAGAAGGTGAAAAAGAACCAAACAGTTTCAATTTGCATTGcgacatttaattttatttttcgtttcagCGTTACGGAATcgtattttggatttgaatccTACTAACTAGCGTATATTGGTATTATCTGAAAAATAAGGTGACTTATCAATCAATTAAGGtgcaccggggcaagttgaaacacgGAAACAAATCTTGTTTCGTGTAGCTCAACATTTCAACTCaccccatgttttttcaaccctgaggtaaattgaaacaaaagagaaaatcgatttttttaaactgtGCAGGTGCCGGCTACTATTTGTCGGTGATTGCcgtatgaatgaaaatgtgtgaataaattcaaaaaataagaattatttatatttctttttACGTAGTGTATGAATACACAGACATGTAAATTTGTCATTTTTACAGCTAGGGGTCGTTTTGTAAACATTTATAAACAAGTTTCCACAAGGCATCCCCTCACTCATCCCTTCCTGAGTGCGCTACGTAATACAGGTTATCTGGAGACTCGATTtaccggagactcgattatccggaattttagattcgattatccggagtattttagttttgttttttttcgttttcagattagaaattttgaataatttgttaatatacttCATAAATATGATGGtttatatcaaccaaattaaagctctccaactgCTCttcatttgttctttgacactaaATTTCTATCttccttaatttcgctgcaatatcattttaaacaattactGGCGTATTCCAAGTAAGATGatgaaaaattacaatttttactCAACTGTAGTTATTATAATCAAATAATTTCCACCTTACCCGCCACCTTAAACTgcacattaaactcatgatagttcgcgttgaaataattgaaataatgGATATAGAAACCaagcattttaaaaattgaaatttttcgaaacatccagagggaatctctatttttttttatcgaaagtcatcgGTCATACCTTGTATATACTgcaaacaaatttcaatttagtgattaAGTGATCTataagataactttcaagttgatcttcgaaaaaatcgtttcaacttgcccgGTGTACCTTACACAAAAATTAGATAAATTTATTCTGAGTTATCTAATTCATTTTAGGTATTATCGCCATGTCAACTGGAAGCAGAGTAACAAGTGATATATGGTATCACTTTACAAAGGAACGAGCTAAAGCGAAATGTCGTTATTGCAATGCATTGATTGCATCATCGAATGGTTCAACAGGAAATATGAAAaggcacttgaaaaataaacatcctTTCGTGTCTTTGAACCGAAGCCTGGCAACAACAAAAATCGTTCCATCTGGTGGTGATAGTGAAGCCAGAACAGCAGATGTAGGCGAAAATCTTCCCATAGATCAGCAACAATCTGGATCCACAGTGACTTCAAGTACAAGTTCTGATGGTATGCGGGGTTCCGAAGCTTCCGGAAACAATTTGCGCTCTGTGCCTCACTCGTAGCAGTCGATGACTAGATATGTCGATGTTCATCGACCGATGTCAATTATAAGAAGCAGATCGCTAGACAGTCAGCTGCTCAGAATGATCTGTAAAGAATATCATCCATTTTCGCTCGTTGAAGATAACGAATTCAAAGAATTTGTTCGCATGCTCTGCCATTCGTATACCCTTCCAAGCAGGAAGACTTTGACGAACAGTTTGTTGCCGGCTTCGTATAATGAGGTTCTATTGGAGGTGAAGGATGAATTGCAACACGCGTCTGCTGTTAGTTTGACTAGCGATGGGTGGACCAATATTAACAACATGAGTTTTTACGCTTTAACGGCCCATTTTATTGATAGATGTGGCACTTTGAAATCTTACCTTCTTGAATGTTCAGAGTTTAATGAAAAGCATACAGGCGAGAATATAGCTTCATGGATAGCTCAAGTTCTAAAGACATTCAATATCGATTTTAAAATTACCGCTATCGTAACCGATAACGCTGCTAACATGAAGTCCGCAGCATCAATACTGAATATCAGAAACGTAAGCTGTTACGCTCATTCGCTTAATCTGGCAGTTCAAAATGCCATAGCAAAGAGTATCAAGTTGGTGGTGGATAAGGTCAAATTAAttgttcagtttttcaaaaaaagcacATCTGCATTATCAAAGCTAGTTGAtatgcaaaaacctttgaacAAAGCACAGTTAAAGTTGAAACAAGATGTTCCAACGCGCTGGAATTCCACTTTCGATATGCTGGATCGAGTTCTGATCAACAAAGAACCGATTGTATCCACATTAGCCTTGCTGGACTCTACGTTATCCTTAGATAGTTCGGAATGGGATGTTATAGAACACAGTGTCAATATGTTGAGAACATTTCACGATGTTACTGTTGAGATATCTTCAGAGCAAAGCGTTTCCCTGTCAAAAACGTGCGTGTTGTACCGTATAATGATAAAGAAGATGAGTACATTTCCTGATGCAAGTCTGCCGCAAAGCGTGAGAATGCTTAAAACTGAGCTAGTAACAGGCTTACAAAAAAGATTTGGATCAATCGAAGATAATGAACTCAGATCTCAAGCTGTTTTATTAGATCCACGGTTCAAAAAACAGGCTTTCGGAGATGATTCGAAGTTTCAGCTTGCGTAACAATCCATCATACGGAAGTTGAGGCAGACTAATGCCACAGAAATGAACCAAAATTCGACAGAACCAGAAAATGATCAAGCGAAATCATCTCTGTGGCAAGAATTTGATGAAACAGTCATGAGAATCCAAG from Toxorhynchites rutilus septentrionalis strain SRP chromosome 3, ASM2978413v1, whole genome shotgun sequence encodes:
- the LOC129780411 gene encoding E3 SUMO-protein ligase ZBED1-like; amino-acid sequence: MTRYVDVHRPMSIIRSRSLDSQLLRMICKEYHPFSLVEDNEFKEFVRMLCHSYTLPSRKTLTNSLLPASYNEVLLEVKDELQHASAVSLTSDGWTNINNMSFYALTAHFIDRCGTLKSYLLECSEFNEKHTGENIASWIAQVLKTFNIDFKITAIVTDNAANMKSAASILNIRNVSCYAHSLNLAVQNAIAKSIKLVVDKVKLIVQFFKKSTSALSKLVDMQKPLNKAQLKLKQDVPTRWNSTFDMLDRVLINKEPIVSTLALLDSTLSLDSSEWDVIEHSVNMLRTFHDVTVEISSEQSVSLSKTCVLYRIMIKKMSTFPDASLPQSVRMLKTELVTGLQKRFGSIEDNELRSQAVLLDPRFKKQAFGDDSKFQLA